The Xenopus tropicalis strain Nigerian chromosome 2, UCB_Xtro_10.0, whole genome shotgun sequence genome window below encodes:
- the rhebl1 gene encoding GTPase RhebL1 — translation MAPVKHRKIVMLGYPSVGKSSLALQFIKGDFPKDYEPTIENTWSKTFVMGSDEFELDVVDTAGQDEYSLLPQSFIFGIHGYIVVYSVACSRSFQIARAIHSILVDRRGKCLMPIVLVGNKNDLPTHCREVKPEDGKKLAESWGAAFLEVSAKDPERSKLIFTKMIEEIDRVERSFGEEKKCCVM, via the exons ATGGCGCCTGTCAAACACCGCAAGATTGTGATGTTGGGGTACCCTTCAGTAG GCAAATCTTCCCTTGCACTTCAGTTTATTAAAGGAGATTTTCCTAAGGACTATGAGCCTACCATTGAAAACA CTTGGAGCAAGACCTTTGTTATGGGGAGTGATGAGTTTGAGTTGGATGTGGTGGACACAGCAGGGCAG GACGAATACTCTTTGTTGCCTCAGTCATTTATTTTTGGGATCCATGGATACATTGTAGTATACTCAGTGGCATGCTCCAGAAG CTTTCAGATAGCACGTGCCATTCATAGCATTCTTGTGGACAGGAGAGGGAAGTGCCT CATGCCTATAGTCCTTGTTGGGAATAAGAATGATCTGCCAACTCACTG CCGTGAAGTGAAACCAGAAGATGGGAAAAAACTAGCAGAGTCTTGGGGAGCTGCATTCCTGGAAGTTTCAGCAAAAGACCCTGAG AGGAGTAAGCTGATCTTTACTAAAATGATCGAGGAAATCGACCGCGTTGAGCGATCCTTTGGTGAAGAGAAAAAATGCTGTGTCATGTGA